In Miscanthus floridulus cultivar M001 unplaced genomic scaffold, ASM1932011v1 os_1658_1_2, whole genome shotgun sequence, the following are encoded in one genomic region:
- the LOC136534197 gene encoding uncharacterized protein, whose product MIFESVEMLRKAITQYSMKQRVEIKMPRNEKKRLKAHYADGCLWNLYASSDSRTQGLMIKNYHGQHTCQRKWTLKRCTSRWLAHTYLESFRADKKMTLTNFARIVQKEWNLTPPRTTLARAKRLAMKQILGDEKEQYNKLWDYAHELRRSNPGSTFYLNLAGNLFSSLYVSLDACKRGFLAGCRPIICLDGCHLKTKHGGIMLTAVGIDPNDCIYPIAFGVVEVESLATWKWFLETLKQDLGSSTSCCTFSKCDILLNNSCEVNVLDRQYIVDLGIRQCDCRRWELTGIPCSHAISCLRIERIPSEYMVHECYSTATYLKAYGPKIYPCKDRSMWQKVQGPNVLPLVYEKKVGRSPKNRRKQPHEVMGKFGPKMSRHGTFITCSYCGTEGHNRGGCKLRKVGIRPELQPQNKPNVDHGQEGGSAEVWRGEPASAIKYDINCPFSIACKFLTSKQKTISQGTIARVHIHQEEPAYYEASAPYHFKQGWKRKIEAQCAEWPMSIGSLYQFL is encoded by the exons ATGATATTTGAATCAGTTGAGATGCTCAGGAAGGCTATCACACAATATAGCATGAAGCAAAGGGTAGAGATCAAGATGCCCAGGAATGAGAAGAAAAGGTTGAAGGCTCATTATGCAGATGGGTGTCTTTGGAATTTATATGCTTCAAGTGATAGCAGGACTCAGGGGTTGATGATCAAGAATTATCATGGGCAGCACACTTGCCAGAGGAAGTGGACATTGAAGAGATGTACCTCAAGGTGGCTTGCTCATACATACTTAGAGTCATTTCGGGCTGACAAGAAGATGACACTAACTAACTTTGCAAGGATAGTCCAGAAGGAATGGAATCTGACACCCCCAAGAACTACACTTGCTAGGGCCAAGAGACTAGCTATGAAGCAGATACTTGGTGATGAAAAAGAGCAGTACAATAAGTTGTGGGATTATGCACATGAATTGAGAAGAAGCAATCCAGGGAGCACTTTCTATCTTAATCTTGCTGGAAACCTATTCTCATCCTTGTATGTTTCTTTGGATGCCTGCAAGAGGGGCTTCCTAGCTGGTTGTAGACCTATAATCTGCCTAGATGGTTGCCACCTTAAGACTAAGCATGGAGGGATAATGCTCACTGCAGTTGGAATTGATCCAAATGACTGCATTTATCCAATTGCATTTGGAGTTGTAGAAGTTGAGTCTCTGGCTACTTGGAAGTGGTTCTTGGAAACATTGAAACAAGACCTAG GGTCTAGTACCAGTTGTTGCACTTTCTCCAAGTGTGATATTCTACTAAACAATAGTTGTGAG GTCAATGTGTTGGACAGACAATACATAGTGGACCTAGGCATTAGGCAGTGTGATTGTAGGAGGTGGGAGCTGACTGGTATCCCTTGCTCTCATGCTATATCTTGTTTGAGGATAGAGAGAATTCCTTCTGAGTACATGGTTCATGAGTGCTACTCTACTGCAACCTACCTGAAAGCATATGGTCCCAAGATTTATCCTTGCAAAGATAGGAGCATGTGGCAGAAAGTTCAAGGACCAAATGTACTTCCACTAGTCTATGAGAAAAAAGTTGGCAGGTCACCCAAGAACAGAAGGAAGCAACCTCATGAAGTCATGGGCAAGTTTGGTCCTAAAATGTCCAGGCATGGTACTTTCATTACTTGCTCTTATTGTGGAACAGAAGGGCATAACAGAGGTGGTTGCAAGCTGAGGAAGGTTGGGATCAGGCCTGAACTACAACCTCAAAACAAACCAAATGTGGATCATGGCCAAGAAGGAGGATCAGCTGAAG TTTGGAGAGGGGAGCCAGCCAGTGCTATCAAATATGACATAAACTGTCCTTTCTCAATTGCATGCAAAT TCCTCACAAGCAAGCAaaagacaatttcacaaggaacCATTGCCAGAGTCCACATTCATCAGGAGGAACCAGCCTACTACGAGGCCAGTGCCCCCTACCACTTCAAGCAAGGCTGGAAGAGGAAGATTGAAGCACAATGCGCCGAGTGGCCCAT GTCAATAGGCTCACTGTACCAGTTTCTGTGA